A genomic window from Lotus japonicus ecotype B-129 chromosome 1, LjGifu_v1.2 includes:
- the LOC130729670 gene encoding L10-interacting MYB domain-containing protein-like has translation MSQVHVKRKRADWSDKNLGIFLKVCVEEVRAGNRPHTHFTRTGWANIQAKFNNATKLAYDYKKFKNKWDHLKVDWALWTKLNAIESGLGWDATKRTVAASDEWWEAKIKESPEVGKFRDEGLKFFPEMEILFKGVVATGLAAYAPSEDSRDSHGQSIGVEESFDADIDEAETEEHGIEVEMTAQPSSSRGNGQRKRGREGEKKVGDAANLSSQLERVINSFESSDPGSKNDPANINACVERLKNLPGLTRGSDLFYTGISLMDKRENRLIFLSLEEPTLQLGWIKSKHK, from the exons ATGTCTCAAGTTCATGTGAAACGAAAGAGAGCAGATTGGAGTGATAAGAATCttggaatttttttgaaagtgtgcGTTGAAGAGGTACGTGCTGGGAATAGACCTCACACTCACTTTACAAGAACTGGATGGGCAAATATACAAGCCAAGTTCAACAATGCCACAAAGTTAGCATatgattataaaaaatttaaaaataagtgggatCATTTGAAAGTAGATTGGGCATTATGGACAAAGCTTAATGCAATAGAATCAGGTCTTGGTTGGGATGCAACTAAGAGAACAGTAGCTGCTAGTGATGAATGGTGGGAGGCCAAAATCAAG GAGAGTCCTGAGGTTGGAAAGTTTAGAGATGAAGGTCTGAAATTTTTTCCTGAGATGGAAATTTTATTCAAGGGTGTAGTTGCTACTGGTCTTGCAGCATATGCTCCATCTGAAGATTCAAGAGACTCTCACGGTCAAAGCATTGGAGTGGAAGAGTCATTTGATGCTGATATTGATGAGGCCGAAACAGAAGAGCATGGGATTGAGGTAGAAATGACAGCGCAACCATCATCTTCAAGGGGAAATGGACAAAGGAAGAGAGGTAGAGAGGGTGAGAAGAAAGTTGGGGATGCGGCTAACCTCTCTAGTCAATTGGAACGTGTTATTAATAGCTTTGAGTCAAGTGATCCTGGATCTAAAAATGATCCTGCTAACATCAATGCATGTGTAGAGAGGCTAAAGAATCTACCAGGGCTCACTCGTGGGAGTGATTTATTTTACACGGGCATTAGTCTTATGGACAAAAGGGAGAATAGGCTTATCTTTCTTTCCTTAGAGGAGCCTACACTGCAGCTTGGATGGATTAAGTCTAAACACAAATAG
- the LOC130729669 gene encoding uncharacterized protein LOC130729669, translated as MSSSELEEKKKVVYALVCEVVNYFTSNVVKSPRRDSDQTGYRWVSEILNGHPIRCYQMFRMKKHVFFHLCDVLQNKYNLRPTRNVGIYEQVAFFLYMVGQPASVRNLEERFQHSGETISRQFHSVLNVVCGLARDIIKPIDSSFSDVPDEIKNDVRYYPYFKDCIGAIDGTHIRVCVPPQLQATYIGRKGYTTTNVMAACDFNMCFTFVWAGWEGSAHDAKIFMEALRRPSLHFPHPPHGKYYLVDAGYPTFMGFLGPYKKNRYHLPQFRNGPRITGRVEVFNYYHSSLRNVIERSFGCCKAKWKILGSMPSYDLKTQNKIITACMALHNFIRRNDRSDEEFDANYENEDGGGENEAGPSTVTWEEPDFQSSLQMEQIREHIKNMFPTRV; from the exons ATGTCTTCATCAGAGTTAGAGGAGAAGAAAAAGGTTGTGTACGCACTTGTATGTGAAGTTGTGAATTACTTCACGAGTAATGTTGTCAAAAGTCCACGTAGAGATTCAGATCAAACAGGTTATCGTTGGGTTTCTGAAATTCTAAATGGTCATCCGATTCGTTGTTACCAAATGTTTAGAATGAAGAAACATGTCTTCTTCCATTTATGTGATGTGTTGCAAAACAAGTATAACTTGAGGCCAACTCGCAATGTGGGAATTTATGAGCAGgttgctttttttttatacatggtGGGTCAACCAGCTTCTGTTCGCAATTTAGAGGAGAGATTCCAACATTCTGGAGAAACAATATCTAGACAGTTTCATAGCGTCCTAAATGTTGTTTGTGGACTTGCAAGAGACATAATTAAACCTATTGACTCATCATTTAGTGATGTTCCTGATGAGATTAAGAATGATGTCAGATATTACCCTTATTTTAAAGATTGCATTGGTGCAATAGATGGTACTCACATAAGAGTTTGTGTTCCTCCTCAACTCCAGGCAACTTATATTGGTAGGAAAGGTTACACTACCACTAATGTCATGGCTGCTTGTGATTTCAACATGTGTTTCACCTTTGTCTGGGCTGGGTGGGAGGGTTCTGCACATGATGCTAAGATTTTTATGGAGGCTCTGCGTAGACCATCATTGCATTTTCCCCATCCTCCTCATG gTAAATATTATCTTGTTGATGCGGGATACCCTACTTTTATGGGTTTTCTAGGGCCATACAAAAAAAATAGGTATCATCTTCCGCAATTCAGAAATGGACCTAGAATAACAGGGAGAGTTGAGGTGTTCAATTATTATCATTCTAGTCTTCGCAATGTGATTGAACGATCATTTGGTTGTTGCAAAGCAAAATGGAAGATACTAGGTAGTATGCCTTCTTATGATTTGAAGACACAAAACAAAATCATTACGGCTTGTATGGCTTTGCATAACTTTATTAGAAGAAATGATAGAAGTGATGAAGAATTTGATGCAAATTATGAAAATgaagatggaggaggagaaaatGAAGCTGGCCCAAGTACTGTTACATGGGAGGAACCTGATTTTCAAAGTTCCTTGCAAATGGAGCAAATTAGGGAACACATCAAAAATATGTTTCCAACACGAGTTTAG